Proteins encoded in a region of the Anopheles ziemanni chromosome 2, idAnoZiCoDA_A2_x.2, whole genome shotgun sequence genome:
- the LOC131294629 gene encoding uncharacterized protein LOC131294629: MVHQAKITLSKCLRFGAMAMVLVALLSITPCSARPAIEADDSADGKIVNQSANINQPRSSILDNIFNIPIQTLKAVNDLVQSIAGNLQQAGSGSNFRAPSGNNVRNINVNVDGEEEEAVAELSKKNEIKN, translated from the exons ATAACACTCAGCAAATGTCTCCGATTCGGTGCCATGGCTATGGTTTTGGTAGCGCTGCTATCCATCACACCGTGCAGCGCTCGTCCGGCTATCGAGGCGGACGATTCG GCTGACGGTAAAATTGTAAACCAAAGTGCAAACATCAACCAGCCGCGGTCAAGCATATTGGACAACATTTTCAAC ATCCCAATCCAGACGCTGAAGGCCGTCAACGATCTGGTGCAGAGTATTGCCGGAAATTTGCAGCAGGCCGGTTCCGGCAGTAACTTCCGGGCTCCCTCGGGCAACAACGTGCGCAACATCAACGTCAACGTGGATGGCGAAGAGGAGGAGGCGGTCGCCGAGTTgtcgaagaaaaatgaaatcaagaaCTAG